A stretch of the Manis pentadactyla isolate mManPen7 chromosome 16, mManPen7.hap1, whole genome shotgun sequence genome encodes the following:
- the BAK1 gene encoding bcl-2 homologous antagonist/killer, which yields MASGQGPGPPGQECGETAPSSASEEQVARDTEEVFRSYVFYRHQQEQEAEGAAAPADPEMITLPLEPSSTMGQVGRQLAVIGDDINRRYDSEFQAMLQHLQPTAENAYEYFTKIASSLFESGINWGRVVALLGFGYRLALHVYQRGLTGFLGQVTRFVADFMLRRCIARWIAQRGGWVAALDLGNGPIRNVLIVLAVVLLGQFVVRRFFKS from the exons ATGGCATCTGGGCAAGGCCCAGGTCCTCCCGGGCAGGAGTGTGGAGAGACTGCCCCATCCTCCGCGTCTG AGGAGCAGGTAGCCCGGGACACGGAGGAGGTTTTCCGCAGCTACGTTTTTTACCGCCATCAGCAGGAGCAGGAGGCAGAGGGGGCAGCTGCACCCGCTGACCCAGAGATGATCACCTTGCCCCTAGAACCTAGCAG CACCATGGGGCAGGTGGGTCGGCAGCTCGCCGTCATTGGGGACGACATCAACCGGCGCTATGACTCGGAGTTCCAGGCCATGCTGCAGCACCTGCAGCCCACGGCAGAGAACGCCTACGAGTACTTCACCAAGATCGCCTCAAG TCTCTTTGAGAGCGGCATCAACTGGGGCCGGGTGGTGGCTCTTCTGGGCTTCGGCTACCGCCTAGCCTTGCACGTCTACCAGCGTGGTCTGACCGGCTTCCTGGGGCAGGTGACCCGCTTCGTGGCCGACTTCATGCTGCGTCGCTGCATTGCCCGATGGATTGCGCAAAGGGGTGGCTGG GTGGCAGCCCTGGACTTGGGAAATGGCCCCATCCGGAACGTGCTAATAGTTCTGGCTGTGGTTCTATTGGGCCAGTTTGTGGTACGAAGATTCTTCAAGTCATGA
- the LOC118913244 gene encoding LOW QUALITY PROTEIN: gametogenetin-binding protein 1-like (The sequence of the model RefSeq protein was modified relative to this genomic sequence to represent the inferred CDS: inserted 4 bases in 3 codons) produces METPAPAPQSQILGRSSMFHFLCSLVGSKGSPRCSKKAVLGGGGQVCPSQERNSAPLMTSXPGGVGRMEPRLPAMLPSSLPVAMPLHDPPGLGLGDTGAQTPTPTEVLRVVAQGVEVEYILPRGSQEVLGNLFERREDEEEAAGEASGDTGTSRRSRFAQGLEVEQGCLREAXGPVDVSHKAFTKEEKECLLAGEPQAGFLKDGATPCNCLLTLYRQLQKSAVVQFLLQEGLPRQEKGKEEEMEGEDSLSELCVPGIVTPQSPLHKTFKSTDAVGFIESELKKLLAVEQESHLWKMGSQEGQELLTQPEIVLXEAGIVGGQHLLLEETGKMGNWPPEGRWHRP; encoded by the exons ATGGAAACCCCAGCTCCAGCTCCTCAATCACAGATTTTGGGCCGCTCCTCCATGTTCCACTTTCTCTGTAGCCTGGTGGGGAGCAAAGGCAGCCCAAGGTGCTCTAAGAAGGCcgtgttggggggtgggggtcaggTATGCCCTTCCCAAGAGCGGAACTCCGCCCCCTTGATGACGA CGCCgggaggagtggggaggatggagcCCAGGCTGCCTGCCATGCTGCCCTCTAGCCTCCCTGTGGCCATGCCACTGCATGATCCtccggggctggggctgggggacacAGGGGCccaaacccccacccccacagaggTCCTGAGGGTTGTGGCCCAGGGTGTAGAGGTGGAGTACATCCTGCCCAGAGGAAGCCAGGAGGTGCTGGGCAACCTGTTTGAGAGGAGGGAAGatgaggaggaggcagcaggggagGCGTCTGGGGATACAGGGACTTCACGCAG GAGCCGCTTTGCCCAAGGCCTGGAAGTGGAGCAAGGATGCCTGCGTGAGG AGGGGCCAGTGGACGTCAGCCACAAGGCCTTCACCAAGGAGGAGAAGGAGTGTCTGCTTGCTGGTGA ACCTCAGGCTGGCTTCCTCAAAGATGGGGCAACTCCCTGCAACTGCCTCCTCACCTTGTACAGGCAGCTTCAGAAATCGGCCGTGGTCCAG TTTCTTCTCCAGGAAGGCTTGCCCCGCCAGGAGAAAGGCaaggaggaggaaatggaggGAGAGGACAGCTTGTCCGAGCTCTGTGTCCCAGGCATCGTCACCCCCCAGTCGCCGCTGCATAAGACGTTTAAGTCAACAGATGCAGTGG GTTTCATAGAGTCAGAGTTAAAGAAGCTTCTGGCAGTAGAGCAGGAGTCCCACCTCTGGAAGATGGGCAGCCAAGAGGGCCAGGAGCTGCTAACTCAGCCAGAGATCGTCCT GGAGGCGGGCATTGTGGGTGGTCAG CACCTGCTCCTTGAGGAGACGGGCAAGATGGGAAATTGGCCTCCAGAGGGAAGATGGCACCGGCCCTGA